From a region of the Tachypleus tridentatus isolate NWPU-2018 chromosome 1, ASM421037v1, whole genome shotgun sequence genome:
- the LOC143226972 gene encoding thyrostimulin beta-5 subunit-like, translating to MLVRLMEVLLGLILLVTGISSGLINPQATLECHRREYTYTATRTDSRGRQCWDSLTVMSCWGRCDSGEIADWRFPFKKSFHPVCIHERKRLVKVILQHCDPDADPELRIFEYYEADTCACQICESSTASCESVPYRSSHLP from the exons ATGTTAGTGCGACTAATGGAAGTCCTACTGGGACTAATTCTACTGGTCACAGGTATATCCTCTGGGCTTATCAACCCGCAAGCAACTCTGGAATGCCACAGACGAGAGTACACTTATACTGCTACAAGAACAGACAGTAGAGGTCGCCAGTGTTGGGATTCTCTTACTGTTATGTCCTGTTGGGGTCGCTGCGATTCTGGCGAG ATTGCTGATTGGCGGTTTCCGTTTAAGAAGTCTTTTCATCCCGTGTGCATACATGAAAGAAAACGTTTAGTAAAAGTCATACTTCAGCACTGCGACCCAGATGCCGACCCAGAATTGCGAATCTTTGAGTATTACGAGGCAGATACTTGTGCATGCCAAATCTGCGAATCGTCGACAGCAAGTTGCGAGAGCGTCCCCTATCGGTCAAGTCATTTACCATAG